A genomic region of Mesobacillus jeotgali contains the following coding sequences:
- a CDS encoding C39 family peptidase: MLYISIAAVVPLLVLFFLLIRNQNSMIKSILMFLFVFTSVAGAFLLENLQASHVAKAVESVKQWLDEPEQSALREAAMIEEYKPEIIPIKKQILLDAPAIWQMPELPRGCEVTSLAMLLQFKDIQVDKLTLAREVKKNPAEYRLQNGKIYFGDPNEGFVGNMYTYTQPGLGVYHKPIAELAEQYLPGKIQDLTGADFQELKIHLSDNRPVWIITNTEYKRLNDSFFQTWYTPNGEVKVTTKEHSVLVTGYDESSVYFNDPLTGEKNKKAPMKDFVEAWVQMGRQAVTYLP, encoded by the coding sequence ATGTTATATATATCAATTGCGGCTGTTGTACCTCTGCTAGTCTTGTTTTTTCTGTTAATCCGAAATCAAAATAGCATGATAAAATCCATCTTGATGTTCTTGTTTGTTTTTACATCAGTAGCCGGAGCCTTCCTGCTCGAGAACCTGCAGGCTTCACATGTCGCCAAGGCTGTAGAGTCTGTCAAACAATGGCTTGATGAGCCCGAACAAAGTGCACTACGAGAGGCAGCTATGATAGAAGAATACAAACCTGAAATCATCCCAATAAAAAAACAGATTCTCCTGGATGCTCCGGCCATCTGGCAGATGCCTGAGCTCCCAAGAGGATGTGAAGTCACAAGTCTCGCCATGCTCCTGCAGTTCAAGGATATTCAAGTGGACAAGCTGACACTGGCCAGGGAAGTAAAGAAAAACCCGGCTGAATACCGGCTCCAAAATGGCAAAATCTATTTTGGCGATCCTAATGAAGGATTTGTCGGCAATATGTACACCTATACCCAACCAGGACTAGGTGTCTATCACAAACCGATTGCTGAACTGGCAGAACAATATCTTCCTGGGAAAATACAGGACCTTACAGGCGCAGATTTCCAGGAACTTAAAATCCACCTATCAGATAACCGGCCAGTATGGATCATCACGAATACTGAATATAAAAGATTGAACGATAGCTTTTTCCAAACATGGTATACACCTAATGGAGAAGTCAAAGTTACAACAAAAGAGCATTCTGTATTGGTTACCGGTTATGATGAAAGTTCGGTTTATTTCAACGACCCGTTAACAGGTGAGAAAAATAAAAAAGCACCCATGAAAGACTTCGTGGAAGCCTGGGTGCAGATGGGAAGGCAAGCAGTTACCTACCTTCCCTGA
- a CDS encoding DUF3231 family protein, protein MEHNPQLTSSEVAAMWGAYMQNSMAHCIVQHFAKVNEDTEMTEIINAALSNTKFVVNQVKTIFEKDQHALPIGFTQDDVNLMAGRVYSDLFTLRYIKYMASAGTVASAAFLEVLARNDVRELFSETSEIFMKLYNDSCDLLLKKGTFVRSPTIPPMEKAEYLQDESFLSSLMGRHRPLTAVELAHISKNTETNSIGRTFLAGFSQTAQSPEVRKFMERGSEIAAKHETVFREILVQDGVPLPSTWDSAISQSIVPPFSDKLMMFQTNSLSAISVGGYGTAIGASLRKDLGGHYTRLVTEILQYANDGIKIMIDNRWMEQPPQNVDREALRNRSK, encoded by the coding sequence ATGGAACATAACCCTCAATTGACTTCATCAGAAGTAGCTGCGATGTGGGGAGCTTATATGCAAAATTCAATGGCTCATTGCATTGTCCAGCATTTTGCAAAGGTAAATGAAGATACCGAAATGACGGAAATCATAAATGCCGCGTTATCAAATACGAAATTTGTAGTAAATCAAGTCAAGACCATTTTCGAAAAAGATCAACATGCACTGCCTATCGGTTTTACTCAGGATGACGTGAATTTAATGGCAGGCAGAGTATACTCAGATCTTTTTACTTTGCGCTATATTAAATATATGGCTTCAGCAGGAACTGTTGCATCTGCAGCATTTTTAGAAGTATTGGCCAGGAATGATGTAAGAGAATTATTTTCGGAGACTTCTGAGATATTTATGAAACTTTATAATGATTCTTGTGACTTGCTTTTAAAAAAAGGTACATTCGTACGCTCGCCAACAATACCTCCAATGGAGAAAGCAGAATATCTGCAAGATGAATCATTCTTATCTAGTTTAATGGGAAGACATCGCCCACTTACTGCTGTAGAGCTGGCTCATATATCAAAAAACACAGAGACGAATTCAATTGGCAGAACTTTTTTGGCAGGTTTCTCTCAGACAGCCCAGTCACCAGAAGTACGAAAGTTTATGGAAAGAGGTTCTGAAATAGCTGCAAAACATGAAACTGTGTTTAGAGAAATTTTAGTACAAGACGGAGTCCCGCTTCCAAGCACCTGGGACTCAGCGATATCTCAATCAATTGTACCGCCTTTTTCAGATAAGCTAATGATGTTTCAAACCAACAGTTTAAGTGCTATTAGTGTTGGTGGATACGGAACTGCAATTGGAGCGAGCCTAAGAAAAGATTTAGGCGGACATTACACGAGGCTTGTGACTGAAATTCTTCAATATGCAAACGACGGGATAAAAATAATGATTGATAACAGATGGATGGAACAGCCTCCCCAAAATGTTGACAGGGAAGCATTAAGGAACAGGAGTAAATGA
- a CDS encoding gamma carbonic anhydrase → MIYSYKGKTPKIADSAFIADYVTISGDVEIGEESSVWFNTSIRGDVAPTIIGNKVNIQDNSVLHQSPNNPLILEDEVTVGHQVVLHSCVIRKKALIGMGSIILDQADIGEGAFIGAGSLVPQGKKIPPNTLAFGRPAKVIRELNEEDIRDMERISREYAEKGQYYKNLQNKEND, encoded by the coding sequence ATGATTTATTCTTACAAAGGCAAGACACCTAAAATAGCGGATTCCGCTTTTATTGCAGATTATGTAACGATTAGCGGGGATGTTGAAATCGGCGAGGAATCGAGCGTCTGGTTTAACACCTCGATCCGTGGCGACGTCGCTCCCACGATTATCGGTAATAAAGTGAATATACAGGATAACTCTGTCCTCCACCAAAGCCCCAATAACCCTTTGATTCTTGAGGATGAAGTGACTGTTGGCCACCAGGTCGTCCTCCACAGCTGCGTCATTCGAAAAAAAGCATTGATTGGGATGGGCTCAATCATCCTCGACCAAGCTGATATCGGAGAAGGTGCTTTCATTGGTGCCGGCAGCCTTGTACCTCAAGGCAAAAAAATTCCGCCGAACACGCTTGCATTCGGACGCCCAGCCAAAGTCATCCGCGAGCTGAATGAAGAAGACATTCGAGACATGGAACGAATCTCAAGAGAGTATGCCGAGAAAGGACAATACTATAAAAACCTACAAAACAAAGAAAATGATTAA
- the asnB gene encoding asparagine synthase (glutamine-hydrolyzing) has product MCGFIGCVHENAQEFSSDDKQLFKNMNDIITHRGPDDDGYFYDEHIQFGFRRLSIIDLEAGHQPLTYENERYWIIFNGEIYNYLELREELIEEGLTFETHSDTEVIIALYSHYKEQAVDKLRGMFAFVIWDKQEQILYGARDHFGIKPFFYFEDENRTFFGSEKKSILLALENDVLDYKALQHYLTYQFVPEPNTMSEGIYKLEPGHYFTKKIGSPMEIKRYWKASFSPIHKSEDEFTKEIRDVLFESVKIHMRSDVPVGSFLSGGIDSSIIASIAKQYHPSIKTFSVGFQQNGFSEIDVAKETADRLGVENISYVISPQEYMDELPKIMWHMDDPLADPAAIPLYFVAREARKHVTVVLSGEGADELFGGYNIYREPQDLEMFNKIPQVGKSMLKGISKMMPEGMKGKSFIERGVTPMEERYIGNAKMFTEKEKSELLHVYNGQYDYRDITKPLYRESRGYDPVDTMQYIDIHTWMRGDILLKADKMTMAHSLELRVPFLDKIVFETASKIPTSLKTANNTTKYILRKAAEGVVPDHVLTRKKLGFPVPIRHWLKNEMNEWAKNIIKESNTEHLINKSYLLKLLDDHCQNKADNSRKIWTVLMFMMWHDVYVEKKYSFQKEYEAQKVLQS; this is encoded by the coding sequence ATGTGTGGCTTTATCGGTTGTGTACATGAAAATGCACAGGAATTCAGCAGCGATGACAAGCAGCTGTTTAAAAATATGAATGACATCATCACCCACCGTGGTCCTGATGATGATGGATATTTCTATGATGAGCATATCCAGTTCGGCTTCCGTCGTCTGAGCATCATTGACCTTGAGGCTGGCCATCAGCCATTGACCTATGAAAATGAGCGCTACTGGATCATTTTCAACGGGGAAATCTACAACTATCTTGAGCTTCGTGAAGAGTTGATTGAAGAAGGACTTACCTTCGAAACTCATTCGGACACAGAAGTGATCATCGCCCTATACAGCCATTATAAAGAGCAGGCTGTTGACAAGCTTCGCGGGATGTTCGCGTTTGTCATCTGGGATAAACAGGAGCAGATCCTTTACGGTGCGCGTGACCATTTCGGCATCAAGCCATTTTTCTACTTTGAAGATGAGAATCGTACATTCTTCGGGTCTGAAAAGAAGAGCATTTTGCTTGCGCTTGAGAATGATGTCCTCGATTACAAGGCATTACAGCACTACCTGACTTATCAATTCGTTCCAGAACCAAATACAATGTCTGAAGGCATCTACAAGCTTGAGCCAGGGCATTATTTTACAAAGAAAATTGGTTCGCCGATGGAAATCAAGCGTTACTGGAAAGCGAGCTTCTCGCCAATCCACAAATCCGAGGATGAGTTCACGAAGGAGATCAGGGATGTCCTGTTCGAATCCGTGAAAATCCACATGCGCAGTGATGTGCCAGTTGGTTCTTTCCTTTCTGGCGGGATTGATTCCTCGATCATCGCGTCAATTGCAAAGCAATACCATCCTTCAATCAAGACTTTCTCTGTTGGATTTCAACAAAATGGTTTCAGCGAGATTGATGTCGCGAAGGAAACGGCTGATCGGCTCGGTGTTGAAAACATCAGCTATGTGATCAGTCCTCAGGAATATATGGATGAACTTCCGAAAATCATGTGGCATATGGATGACCCGCTCGCAGACCCGGCTGCTATACCTTTGTACTTCGTTGCCCGTGAAGCAAGGAAACATGTAACAGTTGTCCTTTCCGGAGAAGGTGCCGATGAACTGTTCGGTGGCTATAACATTTACCGTGAGCCGCAGGATCTAGAAATGTTCAACAAGATTCCCCAGGTAGGGAAGTCGATGCTGAAGGGCATTTCTAAAATGATGCCAGAGGGCATGAAGGGCAAGAGCTTCATCGAACGCGGTGTGACGCCTATGGAAGAGCGTTACATTGGAAATGCGAAGATGTTCACTGAAAAAGAGAAGAGCGAGCTGCTCCACGTTTATAATGGACAGTACGATTACAGAGATATCACAAAGCCTCTTTATCGCGAGAGCAGAGGCTACGATCCGGTTGATACAATGCAATATATCGATATCCACACCTGGATGCGCGGAGACATTTTATTGAAGGCGGATAAAATGACGATGGCTCATTCTTTGGAGCTTCGCGTACCATTCCTTGATAAGATTGTTTTCGAGACAGCTTCTAAGATTCCAACGAGCTTGAAAACAGCTAACAACACAACCAAGTACATTTTGCGTAAAGCGGCTGAAGGCGTTGTACCTGATCACGTTCTTACACGCAAAAAGCTTGGCTTCCCGGTGCCGATTCGCCACTGGCTGAAGAATGAAATGAACGAGTGGGCAAAGAACATCATCAAGGAAAGCAACACAGAGCATCTAATCAATAAGTCTTACTTATTGAAGCTATTGGATGACCACTGCCAGAACAAGGCTGACAATAGTCGCAAAATCTGGACAGTGCTGATGTTCATGATGTGGCATGATGTTTATGTCGAAAAAAAATACTCCTTCCAGAAGGAGTATGAGGCTCAGAAAGTATTACAATCTTAA
- a CDS encoding TIGR01212 family radical SAM protein (This family includes YhcC from E. coli K-12, an uncharacterized radical SAM protein.), with translation MKQTNPFHYATDDKRYHTWNYHLRSHFGHKVFKVALDGGFDCPNRDGTVAHGGCTFCSAAGSGDFAGDRVEDLGTQFAKIKEKMHSKWKDGKYMAYFQAFTNTHAPVEVLREKYETVLNEEGVVGISIATRPDCLPDDVVEYLAELNERTYLWVELGLQTVHEKTANLINRAHDYETYKEGVDKLRKHGIRVCSHIINGLPQETPEMMMETAREVAKLDVQGIKIHLLHLLKGTPMVKQYEKGLLEFLSFEDYVKLVCDQLEILPPDMIIHRITGDGPIELMVGPMWSVNKWEVLNAIDKELKHRDSWQGKFYAGNKVVIENEA, from the coding sequence ATGAAACAGACCAACCCTTTTCACTATGCTACTGACGATAAACGGTACCATACTTGGAATTACCATTTGCGCAGCCATTTTGGCCATAAGGTTTTCAAGGTGGCACTTGATGGCGGATTCGATTGCCCGAACCGTGATGGTACAGTAGCCCACGGAGGCTGTACGTTTTGCAGTGCAGCTGGTTCAGGAGATTTCGCCGGTGACAGAGTAGAAGATCTTGGCACACAGTTCGCAAAGATAAAAGAAAAAATGCACTCTAAGTGGAAAGACGGCAAATACATGGCCTATTTCCAGGCTTTCACCAATACACACGCTCCGGTCGAGGTGCTGCGTGAGAAGTACGAAACTGTATTGAACGAAGAAGGAGTCGTCGGGATTTCGATCGCAACTAGACCGGACTGCCTGCCCGATGATGTCGTGGAATATTTGGCTGAGTTGAACGAGCGAACGTATTTATGGGTTGAACTAGGACTTCAGACCGTCCATGAAAAAACAGCCAATTTAATCAATCGCGCCCATGATTATGAAACCTACAAAGAAGGCGTGGACAAGCTACGTAAGCATGGTATCAGGGTTTGTTCGCATATTATCAACGGTCTGCCTCAGGAAACACCCGAAATGATGATGGAGACAGCACGTGAAGTCGCGAAACTTGATGTTCAGGGAATCAAAATCCATCTTCTTCATCTGTTGAAGGGCACCCCGATGGTCAAGCAATATGAAAAAGGATTACTTGAATTCCTTAGCTTTGAGGACTATGTAAAATTGGTCTGTGACCAGCTGGAGATCCTGCCTCCTGACATGATCATTCACCGAATTACAGGGGATGGACCGATCGAGCTGATGGTCGGGCCGATGTGGAGCGTCAATAAATGGGAAGTATTGAACGCGATTGATAAAGAATTGAAACATCGCGACAGCTGGCAGGGGAAATTTTATGCTGGAAACAAAGTGGTGATTGAAAATGAAGCTTGA
- the metK gene encoding methionine adenosyltransferase, producing MSNKRRLFTSESVTEGHPDKICDQISDAILDAILAKDANARVAAETSVTTGLVLVAGEITTSTYVDIPKIVRETVKEIGYTRAKYGFDSETCAVLTSIDEQSADIAMGVDQALEAREGQMSDEEIEAIGAGDQGLMFGFACNETKELMPLPISLAHKISRRLTEVRKEEILPYLRPDGKTQVTVEYDENDKPVRIDTIVISTQHHPEVSLEQIQRNLKEHVIKPVVPAELIDENTKYFINPTGRFVIGGPQGDAGLTGRKIIVDTYGGYARHGGGAFSGKDPTKVDRSAAYAARYVAKNIVAAGLAEKVEVQLAYAIGVARPVSISIDTFGTGKVSEDVLIDVVENNFDLRPAGIINMLDLRKPIYKQTAAYGHFGRSDVDLPWERTDKAEALRTQAQGK from the coding sequence ATGTCAAACAAACGCCGTTTGTTCACTTCTGAATCAGTAACAGAAGGCCATCCTGATAAAATTTGCGATCAGATTTCTGACGCGATTTTAGATGCGATCCTTGCAAAAGATGCTAATGCACGTGTTGCTGCTGAAACATCAGTTACTACAGGCCTTGTACTAGTTGCAGGGGAAATCACTACATCTACATACGTAGATATTCCGAAGATCGTTCGTGAAACAGTCAAGGAAATTGGCTACACTCGCGCTAAGTACGGTTTCGACTCTGAAACTTGTGCAGTTTTGACTTCAATCGACGAGCAGTCTGCTGACATCGCAATGGGTGTTGACCAGGCACTTGAAGCACGTGAAGGCCAAATGTCAGATGAAGAAATCGAAGCAATCGGAGCGGGAGACCAGGGCTTGATGTTCGGTTTTGCCTGCAACGAAACGAAAGAGCTTATGCCTCTTCCAATATCATTGGCACACAAAATTTCACGCCGCCTGACTGAGGTGCGTAAGGAAGAAATCCTTCCATACCTTCGTCCGGACGGTAAAACTCAGGTGACAGTTGAATACGATGAGAACGACAAGCCTGTTCGCATCGATACAATCGTTATCTCAACTCAACACCACCCAGAAGTTTCGCTTGAGCAAATCCAGCGCAACCTTAAAGAACATGTCATCAAGCCTGTTGTACCAGCAGAATTGATTGACGAGAACACAAAATACTTCATCAACCCAACTGGCCGTTTCGTAATCGGCGGACCACAGGGTGATGCAGGACTTACTGGCCGCAAGATCATCGTTGATACTTACGGCGGATATGCTCGCCACGGCGGCGGCGCATTCTCTGGTAAGGATCCTACAAAAGTTGACCGTTCAGCTGCATACGCTGCACGTTACGTTGCGAAGAACATCGTAGCTGCTGGCCTTGCTGAAAAAGTTGAAGTTCAGCTTGCTTACGCAATCGGCGTTGCTCGTCCGGTATCGATTTCAATCGATACATTCGGAACAGGCAAAGTGAGCGAAGATGTCTTGATCGACGTTGTAGAAAACAACTTCGACCTTCGCCCGGCTGGGATCATCAACATGCTTGACCTGCGCAAGCCAATCTACAAGCAGACAGCTGCTTATGGACACTTCGGCCGTTCTGACGTTGACCTTCCATGGGAGCGTACAGACAAGGCTGAGGCACTTCGCACTCAAGCGCAAGGAAAATAA
- a CDS encoding alpha/beta hydrolase, with amino-acid sequence MWKWEADGDAKAVIVMIHGALEHHRRYGWLIEAWRSSGFHVIMGDLPGQGLTTRANRGHIDSFDEYILEVKEWVEAAYEFDLPVFLLGHSMGGLVAIRMLQEERVEIAGLILSSPCLGLVNYPSKMLDMLSHGLNVLVPAMRMSPGLTVEMATRNEDVRAVDANDSLYLTKVSIRWYRELIAAMDQAFDNMSKVQDVPTLLVQGGDDRIVDKRSVKEWFNNAPLSEKRYKEWPNCYHEVFNEPEREEVFDYAHDFVISQLKAIGYVY; translated from the coding sequence ATGTGGAAATGGGAAGCTGACGGGGATGCTAAGGCTGTAATCGTTATGATTCATGGTGCCCTCGAGCATCACAGGCGTTACGGATGGCTGATTGAAGCTTGGCGCTCATCGGGATTTCATGTCATAATGGGTGATTTGCCTGGACAGGGATTAACAACAAGAGCAAACCGTGGCCATATTGATTCATTTGATGAGTACATTTTGGAAGTAAAAGAATGGGTTGAGGCAGCTTATGAATTTGACCTGCCAGTATTTTTGCTCGGCCATAGCATGGGAGGGCTTGTAGCGATCCGCATGCTGCAGGAGGAACGTGTTGAAATTGCCGGACTCATTTTGTCATCGCCATGTCTTGGTTTGGTCAATTATCCTTCGAAAATGCTGGATATGCTTTCGCACGGCTTGAATGTCCTAGTTCCCGCCATGCGGATGTCGCCAGGCCTGACGGTTGAAATGGCCACAAGAAATGAAGATGTGAGAGCTGTGGATGCAAATGACTCACTCTATCTTACCAAGGTATCAATCCGCTGGTACCGTGAACTCATTGCGGCAATGGATCAAGCCTTTGATAACATGAGTAAAGTCCAGGACGTTCCAACACTACTGGTGCAGGGCGGTGATGATCGGATTGTGGATAAACGTTCTGTGAAAGAATGGTTCAACAATGCTCCGCTCTCTGAAAAAAGATATAAAGAATGGCCTAATTGCTATCATGAAGTGTTCAACGAACCTGAACGCGAAGAGGTTTTTGATTACGCACATGATTTTGTCATCAGCCAGCTGAAGGCAATCGGGTATGTTTATTAG
- a CDS encoding tRNA (mnm(5)s(2)U34)-methyltransferase, with the protein MKLERILPFARNLLELAVKPGDIAVDATVGNGHDTLFLANLVGPAGRIYGFDIQDEALMSCKTKLREHDLQDQVTLFHTGHENITECIPPLHFGKITGAVFNLGYLPGGDKNIVTVPETTIQAIDQLLEIMAPEGIIVIVIYHGHPEGKVEREYLLRYVKSLDQNIAHVLEYKFLNQKNNPPFIIAIEKR; encoded by the coding sequence ATGAAGCTTGAACGGATCCTTCCATTTGCCAGGAACCTTCTTGAATTAGCCGTGAAGCCAGGTGATATCGCTGTAGATGCCACAGTCGGCAACGGACATGACACATTATTTTTAGCAAACCTGGTCGGCCCTGCCGGCAGGATTTACGGCTTTGATATCCAGGATGAGGCGCTCATGTCCTGCAAAACGAAGCTTCGCGAACATGATTTGCAGGATCAGGTCACACTGTTCCATACTGGACATGAAAACATCACAGAATGCATCCCACCTTTGCACTTTGGAAAAATTACCGGCGCAGTATTCAATCTAGGATATCTGCCCGGCGGCGATAAAAACATCGTCACCGTCCCTGAGACAACCATCCAGGCCATCGACCAGCTGCTGGAAATCATGGCACCAGAAGGCATCATTGTGATTGTGATTTACCACGGACATCCCGAAGGCAAGGTAGAACGAGAATATTTATTGCGGTATGTAAAATCATTGGATCAAAATATCGCACATGTATTGGAATATAAATTTCTTAACCAGAAAAACAATCCGCCATTTATTATTGCGATTGAGAAGAGATAG
- the pckA gene encoding phosphoenolpyruvate carboxykinase (ATP) — MNVVGISNELSALLKGNNVKVQLSVPQLVEKVLNRNEGLLTSTGAVRATTGKYTGRSPKDKFIVEEESVKDKIDWGSVNQPISEESFTKLYNKVLNFLKEKEEVFVFKGFAGADKKYQLPIQVINEYAWHNLFAHQLFIRPTEEELVDHESEFTVISAPTFKADPKVDGTNSETFIIVSFAQRVVLIGGTEYAGEMKKSIFSVMNYLLPENGILSMHCSANVGREGDVALFFGLSGTGKTTLSADNNRRLIGDDEHGWSANGVFNIEGGCYAKCINLSKEKEPQIYDAIRFGSVLENVVVDEETRVADYDDGSLTENTRAAYPIQAIENIVDPSIAGHPNAIVFLTADAFGVLPPIAKLTKEQAMYHFLSGYTSKLAGTERGITSPQATFSTCFGSPFLPLAATRYAEMLGEKIDEHNAKVFLVNTGWTGGEYGTGSRMKLAYTRAMVQAALEGELNNVETVKDEIFGLDIPSHVPGVPDDVLQPVKTWSDKEAYYAKANELAGKFRENFKKFSNVPSEIEEKGGPTAK; from the coding sequence ATGAATGTTGTAGGAATATCAAATGAACTTTCAGCATTATTAAAAGGAAACAATGTAAAGGTGCAGTTATCTGTTCCCCAGCTTGTTGAAAAAGTCTTGAACCGAAACGAAGGGCTCCTGACTTCAACTGGTGCCGTAAGAGCAACCACTGGAAAGTATACTGGCCGTTCACCTAAAGATAAATTCATTGTCGAAGAAGAATCCGTGAAGGACAAAATTGACTGGGGCTCTGTCAACCAGCCGATTTCCGAGGAATCTTTTACAAAACTATATAATAAGGTATTGAACTTCCTTAAAGAAAAAGAAGAAGTATTTGTATTCAAAGGATTTGCGGGTGCTGATAAGAAATACCAGCTTCCAATCCAGGTTATCAATGAATACGCCTGGCACAACCTTTTCGCTCATCAATTGTTCATCCGACCAACGGAGGAAGAGCTTGTTGATCATGAATCTGAATTCACGGTTATTTCTGCACCAACTTTCAAGGCGGATCCTAAAGTTGATGGCACGAATTCCGAGACATTCATCATTGTTTCTTTTGCACAGCGCGTCGTATTGATCGGCGGAACAGAATATGCGGGTGAAATGAAGAAGTCGATTTTCTCCGTGATGAACTATTTGCTGCCTGAAAATGGGATCCTTTCCATGCATTGCTCGGCAAACGTGGGACGCGAAGGCGATGTTGCATTGTTCTTCGGTCTTTCCGGAACAGGAAAGACAACTTTATCAGCTGATAACAATCGCCGACTGATTGGTGATGATGAGCATGGCTGGTCAGCTAACGGTGTATTCAACATCGAGGGTGGATGCTATGCGAAGTGCATTAACTTATCCAAGGAAAAAGAACCGCAAATTTATGATGCGATCCGTTTCGGTTCTGTACTTGAAAATGTCGTTGTCGATGAAGAAACTCGTGTTGCGGACTATGATGACGGCAGCCTGACTGAAAATACACGTGCAGCTTATCCAATCCAGGCAATTGAAAACATCGTGGACCCAAGCATTGCCGGACATCCAAACGCAATTGTGTTCCTGACTGCCGACGCTTTCGGAGTTCTGCCTCCAATCGCCAAGCTTACAAAGGAACAGGCAATGTACCATTTCTTGAGCGGATATACTTCAAAGCTTGCTGGAACTGAGCGCGGCATCACATCACCGCAGGCAACGTTCTCGACTTGCTTCGGCTCACCTTTCCTTCCGCTTGCAGCAACAAGATACGCCGAAATGCTCGGTGAAAAAATCGACGAGCACAACGCGAAGGTATTCCTTGTGAACACAGGATGGACAGGCGGAGAATATGGCACTGGCAGCCGCATGAAGCTTGCATACACTCGCGCAATGGTCCAGGCAGCACTTGAAGGCGAATTGAACAACGTCGAAACCGTCAAAGACGAAATCTTCGGCCTGGATATTCCGTCACATGTACCAGGTGTACCTGACGACGTCCTTCAGCCAGTCAAAACATGGAGCGACAAAGAAGCCTACTACGCAAAAGCAAACGAACTTGCTGGCAAGTTCCGCGAAAACTTTAAGAAGTTCTCAAACGTACCTTCTGAGATCGAAGAAAAAGGCGGACCGACAGCGAAATAA
- a CDS encoding tetraprenyl-beta-curcumene synthase family protein has protein sequence MLIPSMPISLMYRVYKQVLPQVHRELAYWKSRAEEIPNPELRKQALSSIEHKTFHCEGGSILSLTAKKNYKKAIRFIVAYQTISDYLDNLCDRSTSLDPADFAALHESMADALDTDRQLKNYYREREDQNDGGYLIELVTVCREVLSELDHYHDIQHHFGELCDYYCDLQIHKHVEVKDRVPRLQTWFDGHRENIPDMEWYEFSACAGSTLGIFCLVSYALRDDFKPEYADSIRNGYFPYIQGLHILLDYFIDQEEDREGGDLNFCFYYENEEALFERLRHFVQHADHHTAKLPHQRFHKLINRGLLGVYLSDDKVRRQERIRKLAREMIKTAGPVSYFFYINGRAYRSLQRWVPSGVVRAFIK, from the coding sequence ATGTTGATACCATCTATGCCAATCAGTTTAATGTACCGTGTATACAAACAAGTTCTGCCCCAAGTACACAGGGAGCTGGCGTATTGGAAGAGCAGGGCAGAGGAAATCCCGAACCCGGAATTAAGGAAACAGGCATTGTCCAGTATCGAGCATAAAACCTTCCATTGCGAAGGAGGCTCGATTTTGAGCCTGACCGCGAAAAAGAATTATAAAAAAGCGATCCGTTTCATAGTGGCTTACCAGACGATCAGCGATTACCTTGATAATCTTTGTGACCGCAGTACATCACTGGATCCAGCTGATTTCGCTGCGCTGCATGAATCGATGGCAGATGCCCTGGATACGGATCGTCAATTGAAAAATTATTATCGGGAGCGGGAAGACCAGAATGACGGGGGATATCTCATTGAACTGGTGACCGTCTGCCGGGAAGTCCTGTCTGAGCTAGATCACTACCATGATATCCAACATCATTTTGGCGAGCTTTGTGACTATTATTGCGATTTGCAAATCCACAAGCATGTTGAGGTAAAAGACCGTGTCCCAAGGCTGCAAACATGGTTTGATGGCCATCGTGAAAATATTCCAGACATGGAGTGGTATGAATTCTCAGCTTGCGCCGGATCGACGCTAGGAATCTTTTGCCTGGTATCCTATGCGCTCCGCGATGATTTTAAACCTGAATACGCCGACAGCATTCGCAACGGATATTTCCCCTACATACAAGGCCTTCACATCCTTCTCGATTATTTCATCGACCAGGAAGAAGACAGGGAAGGCGGCGATTTGAACTTTTGTTTTTATTATGAAAATGAAGAAGCTTTGTTTGAGCGCTTGCGCCACTTTGTACAACATGCCGATCATCATACGGCCAAGCTTCCCCATCAAAGATTCCATAAACTGATCAACCGCGGCCTCCTCGGCGTTTACCTGTCCGATGATAAAGTAAGGCGCCAGGAAAGAATCAGAAAACTGGCCAGGGAAATGATCAAGACAGCCGGCCCCGTCAGCTACTTCTTTTATATTAATGGACGAGCTTATCGGTCATTGCAGAGGTGGGTTCCCTCAGGAGTGGTGAGGGCGTTTATTAAATGA